In the genome of Ignavibacteria bacterium, one region contains:
- a CDS encoding T9SS type A sorting domain-containing protein, whose protein sequence is MKKLFLILVFSIFVSVNAFGQIAVTVTGATNTTPNLLPAYPSLALALTDLNNVNAMTGPVVLTLTAGGSETAPPTGFVIGSASLNPVLSATNTVTIVKSGGTVTINAGIGTATPTSAAPDGMIAIVGANYITIDGLTLTDGNVANPATMEFGIGLFKLSLSDGAQNNTIQNCTINMQRINNASGTAPMVEGSVGILVINSTNTAATTALVPDAAAGSNSNNKFYANAINSGNYGIALSGYAAPSPFDRGDTGNDIGGSSLATGNTILNFGGAPAATNPAAGVRANNQWSINISYNTVNNNDGAGVNHVTTLRGIYGQAGTSANVTMNNNTLTIHGGGTTSQVAALENVIGSTAAGNTVNINNNTVTGDYLTATSGVFYGLFNSATAANVNMNNNSVTNMSYSAAGLTGTGVNYMIYNSALATNVTARENLVNSITRTGTTGGTLIGIYFAAGTNQTAKKNTVTNLSHFGTGTGGIMYGIQTSTGTIVCDSNTVHSIVNNKTTGTGVLYGIYNIASPTNENFNYNTVYNISHLGTGITYGMYLNTVTGVRTVSYNNINNINSTGTTVAGLNMLSSSPTVFGNKIYNINSTNTASPVVSGMILGSVGTAGVANIYNNIIGDIRASGTGTLIAPVVRGINITSATATSQVNLSNNSVYLNAPVGGANFTSTALWVTTSATATTAALTMRGNVLINISTPGATGSTNAYQRSSTTLTNYTNTSDYNLFYAGTPGAQNLIFYDGTNSDQTLAAFKTRVSPREQNSVTESPTFLSTTASNSDFLRPDSTIATFLESGATTVGGITIDFRGIARYPNAGYPNNPSFPAFAPDIGAYEFGGIWNDVNGPTISYSTLISTSSTSNRSLTATITDPSGVATGANGPRLYYKKSTDVSYQFDASPVVLGDDYTFTINNAALGGVTAGDIIQYYVAAQDLIPNVRTNPTGGSGVNPPGTTPPGSPNTYNITSAPLSGTYTVGLTLFNRVTGKNISVQERTRTVTKEMPVIEDQPVQKNSVESVTASLNDEKVRTTTVTVEEKYSVLIENDREYNGSLYHELTNAERQQFGLSSDNMAVYATITAALADLNARGVGGHTTLSLVDATYPTETFPLMFNISNVAMPSSSATITLKPATGVSPTISGSLASAGLIKIMNNYVAIDGSNVVDGTSKDMTITNISATSPSVIHFASNGTTPITNGMIENCIIINGINSATAVVVSDNTLGTAGYFNDITVQNNSIQKAYIGAYNIAVVAPGNGSGLVYSGNDLTTSGANSIRFTGIYVQGVDGANISLNAFANFDGTSSEDDRGTWFATSTRNSVFERNFVDSLRYTGTGGYGCYGIAVSSGTTNCNNVIKNNSISGLMGDGWNFASIIGDNNHGIYVFSAGQTGVDVFYNSINLYGNTLNQTDALSTGICVATGSTAELKNNNIVNNLGLLAATGNGSTGIYLQTGASQLESSDYNNIYVNPSGSGIKVVGKAATTNYATIQDWRTFSSTDANSISWDPQYLSNDFLLPQSGAFNGTGIPISSVNNDILGNSRSTSVANGPTDIGAFEKSGGTTTSMVQTINADGTYNFGFGGTIVGSIIITGYTADAPFDITWIRYSGQTPPGAPGGSQYAIGYDSIWISNGSFSATSYELRVNVNKNSFYNISDTNNIILAKTNSNGAVWQDAPGTTNDYVPGYPMGYAYATGLTSFSLFAVTTTDAPLPVELASFTSNVNRNIVKLNWTTSEEQNNAGFDVERKPAGSETWSKIGNVAGSGNSSQPKNYSFTDNGLNTGSYNYRLKQIDFNGNFEYYNLSGEVIVGVPSDFKLSQNYPNPFNPTTKIDYDLPVDSKVNLRVYDMLGREVASIVNEQVTAGYYTVQLNATNFASGTYFFRLVAQGTNGKEFVMTKKMQLIK, encoded by the coding sequence ATGAAAAAGCTATTCCTCATTTTGGTGTTTAGCATCTTTGTTTCAGTAAATGCATTCGGACAGATTGCAGTTACGGTAACTGGTGCAACAAATACAACACCAAACCTATTGCCAGCATATCCTTCATTAGCGCTGGCTCTTACGGATTTAAACAATGTTAATGCAATGACAGGTCCTGTAGTCTTGACATTAACTGCCGGCGGTTCTGAAACTGCTCCGCCTACAGGATTTGTAATAGGTAGTGCAAGTCTCAATCCTGTGTTAAGCGCAACAAATACAGTTACGATTGTTAAATCAGGTGGAACTGTTACAATCAATGCAGGCATCGGAACTGCAACACCAACAAGTGCTGCTCCTGACGGTATGATTGCAATTGTTGGTGCAAACTATATTACAATTGACGGTCTCACACTAACAGATGGTAACGTTGCCAATCCGGCAACAATGGAATTTGGTATCGGATTATTTAAACTCAGCTTATCAGATGGTGCTCAAAATAATACAATCCAAAATTGTACTATTAATATGCAGCGTATCAATAATGCTTCAGGAACTGCACCAATGGTAGAAGGGTCTGTCGGTATTTTGGTTATCAATTCAACAAATACTGCTGCAACTACCGCTCTCGTTCCCGATGCAGCAGCCGGTTCAAACTCAAATAATAAATTTTATGCTAATGCAATTAACAGCGGTAACTATGGAATAGCGCTTTCAGGTTATGCAGCTCCATCACCTTTCGATAGAGGTGATACAGGAAACGATATAGGGGGTTCAAGCTTAGCAACAGGTAATACAATTTTAAACTTCGGTGGAGCTCCTGCAGCAACAAATCCTGCAGCAGGTGTCCGTGCTAACAATCAATGGAGCATTAACATTTCTTATAATACAGTAAATAATAATGACGGTGCAGGTGTTAACCACGTTACCACTTTAAGAGGTATCTATGGACAGGCAGGAACAAGTGCTAACGTTACTATGAATAATAATACTTTGACAATTCATGGTGGTGGAACAACATCACAGGTTGCCGCTCTTGAAAATGTTATCGGTTCAACTGCAGCCGGAAATACTGTAAATATTAATAATAACACTGTCACTGGTGATTATCTAACTGCTACATCAGGTGTGTTTTATGGACTATTTAATAGTGCAACCGCGGCTAATGTTAACATGAATAATAACAGTGTTACTAATATGAGTTATAGTGCTGCCGGACTAACAGGAACCGGTGTAAATTATATGATATATAATTCTGCATTAGCTACAAATGTAACTGCAAGAGAGAATTTGGTTAACAGCATAACAAGAACGGGAACAACCGGAGGAACTCTTATTGGTATTTATTTTGCTGCCGGAACGAACCAAACTGCAAAGAAAAATACTGTTACTAATCTAAGCCATTTCGGAACAGGTACCGGTGGTATAATGTATGGTATCCAGACATCAACCGGAACAATCGTTTGCGATAGTAATACTGTTCATAGTATCGTAAATAATAAAACAACAGGAACCGGCGTGCTTTATGGTATTTACAATATCGCCTCTCCTACAAATGAAAATTTTAATTATAATACCGTTTACAACATTTCTCATTTAGGAACGGGTATTACTTACGGAATGTACCTTAATACCGTAACCGGTGTAAGAACTGTTTCTTACAATAACATTAATAACATAAATAGTACAGGAACAACTGTTGCAGGTCTTAATATGTTAAGCAGTTCTCCGACAGTTTTCGGAAATAAAATTTATAACATAAACAGCACAAATACCGCATCACCGGTTGTTTCAGGTATGATTCTTGGAAGTGTCGGGACTGCAGGTGTTGCAAATATTTATAACAATATTATTGGCGATATCAGAGCTTCGGGAACAGGAACATTAATTGCTCCTGTTGTCAGAGGTATTAATATAACTTCTGCAACAGCAACTTCGCAGGTTAATTTGTCGAATAATTCAGTATACCTTAATGCGCCTGTTGGAGGAGCTAATTTTACTTCTACTGCTCTTTGGGTAACAACCTCAGCAACAGCTACAACTGCTGCATTAACTATGAGAGGTAACGTTTTGATTAACATTTCTACTCCGGGTGCTACAGGTTCTACAAATGCATACCAGCGTTCTTCAACTACATTAACTAACTATACAAATACATCTGACTATAATCTATTTTATGCAGGAACCCCCGGTGCTCAAAACTTGATTTTCTATGATGGAACAAATTCTGACCAGACTTTAGCTGCTTTTAAAACCAGAGTTTCTCCGCGTGAACAAAACTCTGTAACTGAAAGCCCTACTTTCTTAAGCACAACAGCATCAAATTCAGACTTTTTGCGTCCTGATTCAACCATTGCTACTTTTCTTGAAAGCGGTGCTACAACTGTGGGTGGAATTACAATTGACTTCAGAGGCATTGCAAGATATCCTAATGCAGGATATCCGAATAATCCAAGCTTCCCGGCTTTTGCTCCTGATATAGGTGCGTATGAATTTGGTGGTATCTGGAACGATGTAAATGGACCAACTATTTCATACTCAACTTTAATTAGCACATCAAGCACATCAAACAGGTCATTAACTGCAACAATAACTGACCCTTCAGGTGTGGCTACCGGTGCAAACGGACCAAGACTTTATTATAAAAAATCAACAGATGTCTCCTATCAATTCGATGCTTCTCCTGTTGTTTTAGGTGATGATTATACCTTTACAATAAATAATGCTGCACTTGGCGGAGTAACCGCCGGCGATATAATCCAGTATTATGTCGCAGCTCAAGATTTGATTCCAAACGTGAGAACAAATCCTACAGGTGGTAGCGGGGTTAATCCTCCCGGAACAACTCCTCCGGGGTCACCTAATACTTATAACATAACTAGTGCTCCGCTTTCAGGTACATATACAGTAGGACTTACTTTATTTAATAGAGTTACAGGAAAAAATATCTCTGTTCAAGAGAGAACCAGAACAGTAACAAAAGAAATGCCTGTTATTGAAGACCAACCAGTTCAAAAAAATAGTGTTGAATCTGTAACTGCTTCACTTAATGATGAAAAAGTAAGAACCACAACTGTTACAGTTGAAGAGAAATACTCTGTTCTTATCGAAAATGATCGTGAATATAATGGTTCTTTATATCATGAGTTAACAAATGCAGAGAGACAACAATTTGGGTTGTCATCAGATAATATGGCTGTTTATGCAACAATAACTGCTGCTCTTGCAGATCTTAATGCAAGAGGAGTTGGTGGTCATACTACTCTTTCACTTGTTGATGCAACATACCCGACGGAAACTTTCCCATTAATGTTTAATATCAGTAACGTCGCTATGCCAAGTTCAAGTGCAACAATTACACTTAAACCTGCAACCGGTGTAAGCCCTACTATTTCGGGTTCATTGGCTTCTGCAGGATTAATAAAAATTATGAACAATTATGTAGCAATTGATGGTTCAAATGTTGTTGATGGTACTTCTAAAGACATGACCATCACAAATATTTCAGCTACATCTCCATCAGTAATTCATTTTGCTTCAAATGGTACAACTCCGATTACAAACGGAATGATTGAAAACTGTATTATAATAAATGGTATTAATTCTGCAACCGCTGTCGTTGTTTCTGATAATACTTTGGGTACAGCAGGATATTTTAATGATATTACAGTTCAGAATAATTCTATACAAAAAGCTTACATAGGTGCATATAATATTGCAGTTGTTGCACCCGGAAATGGAAGCGGATTGGTTTATTCAGGTAATGACTTAACAACCTCAGGTGCAAATTCTATTAGATTCACCGGTATATATGTTCAAGGTGTGGACGGTGCAAATATTTCACTAAATGCATTTGCAAATTTTGACGGAACAAGTTCTGAGGATGACAGAGGTACATGGTTTGCTACATCTACCAGAAACTCTGTTTTTGAGCGTAACTTCGTTGATTCTTTAAGATATACCGGAACAGGCGGGTATGGATGCTATGGTATTGCAGTGTCATCTGGTACAACTAATTGCAATAACGTTATAAAAAATAATTCCATCTCAGGACTTATGGGTGACGGATGGAACTTTGCAAGTATTATTGGTGATAATAATCATGGTATTTATGTGTTTTCAGCTGGACAAACCGGTGTTGATGTGTTCTATAATTCGATAAACTTATACGGAAACACATTAAACCAGACCGATGCACTTTCAACCGGTATTTGTGTTGCAACCGGTTCAACTGCTGAATTAAAAAACAATAACATTGTTAATAATCTTGGTTTATTAGCTGCAACAGGCAACGGTTCCACAGGTATTTATTTGCAGACTGGTGCCTCACAGCTTGAAAGTTCGGATTATAATAATATTTATGTAAACCCATCAGGTTCAGGTATTAAGGTTGTTGGAAAAGCAGCAACTACTAACTACGCTACCATCCAAGATTGGAGAACTTTCTCATCTACTGATGCAAATTCAATTTCATGGGATCCGCAGTATTTATCAAATGATTTCTTATTGCCGCAAAGCGGAGCTTTTAACGGAACCGGAATACCGATTTCAAGTGTCAATAACGACATATTAGGAAACTCAAGAAGCACATCGGTAGCAAATGGTCCTACAGACATCGGCGCTTTTGAAAAGAGCGGTGGAACAACCACTTCAATGGTTCAAACAATCAATGCTGATGGAACCTATAATTTCGGATTCGGCGGCACAATAGTCGGTTCGATTATAATTACAGGATATACAGCAGATGCTCCTTTCGATATTACATGGATTCGCTATTCAGGCCAGACACCTCCGGGAGCTCCGGGTGGTTCTCAGTATGCAATTGGATATGACAGCATATGGATATCAAACGGCTCATTCAGCGCTACAAGCTATGAACTTCGTGTCAACGTTAATAAGAATAGTTTTTATAACATATCAGATACAAATAATATTATTCTTGCAAAAACAAACAGCAATGGTGCGGTTTGGCAGGATGCTCCTGGAACAACCAATGATTACGTCCCGGGATATCCTATGGGATATGCTTATGCAACAGGTTTAACCTCATTCTCATTGTTTGCGGTAACAACAACAGATGCTCCGCTTCCTGTTGAACTTGCTTCATTTACTTCAAATGTTAACAGAAATATTGTTAAACTTAACTGGACAACATCTGAAGAACAAAACAATGCAGGATTTGACGTCGAAAGAAAACCTGCGGGTTCTGAAACCTGGAGTAAAATCGGTAATGTAGCCGGCAGCGGTAATTCTTCACAACCGAAGAATTATTCTTTCACTGACAACGGACTTAATACCGGAAGCTATAACTATAGATTGAAACAAATTGACTTCAACGGAAATTTCGAATACTATAACCTCTCAGGTGAAGTAATAGTCGGAGTTCCTTCTGATTTCAAATTGTCACAAAACTATCCTAATCCTTTCAACCCGACAACGAAGATTGATTATGACTTGCCGGTTGACAGCAAAGTTAACTTGAGAGTTTATGACATGCTTGGTCGTGAAGTTGCAAGCATCGTAAACGAACAGGTAACAGCAGGATATTATACCGTTCAACTTAACGCAACAAATTTTGCAAGCGGAACCTACTTCTTCAGATTAGTTGCTCAAGGAACAAACGGAAAAGAATTTGTGATGACAAAAAAGATGCAATTAATTAAATAG